The region GCTCTCCAGCCGCCGTCGAGAAACAAGTGCCGGTTTGGCAGCGGGCATTCTTCTTGAGCCGGGTGATAAACCAAAGCTGCTTTGCATCTATCCGGCAAAAGCTCCTGCGCTGCTGCACGCCCCTGTCGAAGACAACCACGTTGTCCTCGGCTGCTACCTGGCCCAGGATAAGCCTGGCAATGGTCTTGTCCTCGCTCAACTCGGATTGTTTGGAAAACAGCTCCACGGAGGAGGGAAACAGGTCCTGCAGGGCCAGCGTGTACTTGATCTGTTTTTTGCCGTCCTTCTTGCGCCCCACACGCATACCGGCCTCCAATTTGTTGGCCTGCTCGCAAACCATGGTCGAGTCAACCCGGGTAATGGAGTGGCCTGCTGCCTGCTGCTCCCCGTAGTGGCGCGAGAAGAGGTGATAGACCTGCTGATAGGCCTGCTCAAAAAAGCTCACTGGCATGGTGGCCAGCCTGTCGGAGAGGGAGCTGTGGCTGATCTGGGAAGAGGCATCGAGCTTGGCAAACGCCCGGAACTTGGCTGTGTTGAAATAATCTGCTAGGCTCCGCTGCCCTATTCTCTCATCACTTATCAGACCGTAGAGCAGCAGGTAAAACATGCTGCGCCCATACAACTTATGCACCTTGTAATCAACTCTCGTCTGATGGGCAAGAGCAGAAAAGCTCTCCTCGGGAATATACTGCAGTAAGGATTCCACACTTACTTTGGTAGAGGATATAATAGCGGCCATAACTTTTATGCATTATCCTTTCTTTTACGATTCCATAACTCTTCCGAACACTCCTAATTACAAACCCGAAAGAGCGGACAGATAGGCCCTTGCATTCCGTATACAACTGTAAAGGAAACCTAACCCAGCCAATGGAGCAGAATTTTATACATTACAAGAACAGCCTGGGCCGGCGTTACTGCACAATCAGGTACCTGGAAAACAATAAAGCACTATCGATTATCTGGAAAGGCACCGCCACCGGAGAAAGTATAAAAGAGGTGGAGGATGGAATACGGGAGTTTATCGGAAGGCATGATTGCCGCGCCGTTATAATCGATGTACAGGATTTCTTTGATGCTTCTACCGAATTCCTGACAGACATAATAAAATATGATTGGATTAAAAAAGCGGGGAGCAACTCGGATATTCGGCTTATAGCCAATGTAGTAAGCCCAGGGGCCACAATACCAAGAGCAACTCCTGAAAGTGTCCATGGCCCGGAGATAAGGTTCTTTTATCATAAATTGGAAGCCGTGGAGTGGGTTAACAACAATATTTTAAAAGGCTGAAGCGGGACAGGTGTAGAATTAGCAGACCCTGGCCGCGCTCAAATACTGAAGGAATTAGGTATCCAGTTCCTTCGCCTTTAAAGATGTTTGCCAGCAGTTGGAGGCAGTGCCTGAGGAAATAAAAGCTTACTTTAGTAAGAACATGTAGTGACGTGCAATACAGTTCAAAGTAGTAAGTAAAAACTCCCCTCCTTAGACAAGGAGGGGGTAAATAGCTTTCTAACTCCCCAACGCTCTAAATCCAATCACCTTCCCTTAAACTCCGGCTTGCGTTTCTCTACAAAGGCATTCATGCCTTCGGTCTGGTCTTCGGAGGCGAAGCAGAGGTAGAAGTTCTTGCGTTCAAAGTATAGGCCTTCGTCCAGGTTGGTTTCGAAGGAGCGGTTCACGGCTTCCTTGGCGAGTTTTGCCGCTACCGGTGACATCTGCGCTACTTCCGAGGCCAGTTTAAAGGCCTCTTCCAGGTACAGCTCCACCGGCACCACACGGTTTACCAACCCATGCTTCTCTGCTTCGTCGGCGCTCATGAACTTTCCGGTCAGCACCATTTCCATGGCTTTGGCCTTGCCGATGGCTTTTGTCAGGCGCTGCGTGCCTCCGGCTCCCGGCATCACCCCGATCTTGATCTCCGGCTGGCCGAACTGCGCCGTTTCCGAGGCCACGATCATATCGCAGGTCATGGCCAGTTCGCAGCCGCCGCCCAGTGCGAAACCGGATACGGCAGCAATGATTGGTTTCTTCGTCTTGCGGATCTGGTCCCAGGTAGAGAACTGGTCGATGTTGAGCATGTCGATGGCGGTTTTGCCGGCCATTTGTTTAATGTCAGCGCCGGCGGCAAAGGCGCGTTCGTTACCGGTGATGATGATGGCCCGCACGGCATCGTCCTCATCCAGCGCTTTCAGGGCATCGCGCAACTCGCCCATCAGCTGCAGGTTCAGGGCGTTCAGCTCTTTAGGTCTGTTTAATTGGATAAGCGCCACGTGCGGCTGCGCCTGCGGGGTTACAAGTATAAATTCCATAGTTTAGATAAGTTTCGGTTAATGACGTATGAAGTTAGCTTTTTGCTGCAAGTATGGAAACGAGCAAAGTATAAACTACCGGCTCACGATCTGGAAGGTAGTACGCGTGCGTTGCTCCAGCAGCACCTCCCTGCCCTCTGAGATGCGCTTTATACTTTCTGCATTG is a window of Pontibacter kalidii DNA encoding:
- a CDS encoding enoyl-CoA hydratase-related protein, which encodes MEFILVTPQAQPHVALIQLNRPKELNALNLQLMGELRDALKALDEDDAVRAIIITGNERAFAAGADIKQMAGKTAIDMLNIDQFSTWDQIRKTKKPIIAAVSGFALGGGCELAMTCDMIVASETAQFGQPEIKIGVMPGAGGTQRLTKAIGKAKAMEMVLTGKFMSADEAEKHGLVNRVVPVELYLEEAFKLASEVAQMSPVAAKLAKEAVNRSFETNLDEGLYFERKNFYLCFASEDQTEGMNAFVEKRKPEFKGR
- a CDS encoding IS4 family transposase, translated to MAAIISSTKVSVESLLQYIPEESFSALAHQTRVDYKVHKLYGRSMFYLLLYGLISDERIGQRSLADYFNTAKFRAFAKLDASSQISHSSLSDRLATMPVSFFEQAYQQVYHLFSRHYGEQQAAGHSITRVDSTMVCEQANKLEAGMRVGRKKDGKKQIKYTLALQDLFPSSVELFSKQSELSEDKTIARLILGQVAAEDNVVVFDRGVQQRRSFCRIDAKQLWFITRLKKNARCQTGTCFSTAAGERVGNVRILSDELCWLYSHGKQVEVPFRLIKAVTDKGKVIPLLTNRFDVSAKAIARLYRRRWDIEVFFRFLKQELNLSHLLTVSLNGIKIILYMTLILAMMLLVYRKVNELGYKTAKRRFAMELDERITALLIVIAGGKPEIVFANMKT